One genomic region from Thermoleptolyngbya sichuanensis A183 encodes:
- a CDS encoding dienelactone hydrolase family protein, producing the protein MSPNASNSRLPLGIRRRDLLLGTLAAGFAVAVRPISAETITTSDAGLTAGFVSIPVGDRDIPAYRAMPSTGTGFPVVLVVQEIFGIHAYIQDVCRRLAQLGYLAIAPNLFERQGDVTQLPNIDAIRPIVAQVPDAQVMSDLDATAAWTATAGGDLTRLGITGFCWGGRITWLYAAHNPQLKAGVAWYGRLVGTPTELQPQFPVDVAADIKAPVLGLYGAKDDGIPLDSVEQMKSALKAANAPSEIIAYPEAPHGFHADYRPTYRPEAAADGWRRMQDWFRQHGVI; encoded by the coding sequence ATGTCCCCCAATGCCTCCAACTCTCGTCTGCCGCTGGGCATTCGTCGTCGCGACCTGCTGCTGGGCACTTTGGCGGCAGGCTTCGCGGTGGCTGTGCGTCCCATCTCGGCTGAAACCATTACCACCAGCGACGCGGGCCTGACGGCGGGGTTCGTTTCGATTCCCGTGGGCGATCGCGATATTCCCGCCTACCGAGCCATGCCCAGCACGGGCACGGGCTTTCCTGTTGTGCTGGTGGTGCAAGAGATTTTTGGCATCCATGCCTACATTCAGGACGTATGCCGTCGGCTGGCGCAATTGGGCTATTTGGCGATCGCCCCCAATCTGTTCGAGCGCCAGGGCGACGTGACGCAGCTTCCCAATATCGACGCGATCCGGCCCATCGTGGCCCAGGTGCCCGATGCTCAGGTAATGTCTGACCTGGATGCGACCGCAGCCTGGACAGCCACCGCTGGCGGCGATCTAACCCGACTGGGCATCACGGGCTTTTGCTGGGGCGGGCGCATCACCTGGCTCTATGCCGCTCACAATCCCCAACTCAAGGCAGGCGTTGCCTGGTATGGTCGTTTGGTGGGCACGCCGACCGAGCTACAGCCGCAATTCCCGGTGGATGTGGCAGCAGACATCAAGGCTCCTGTATTGGGGCTGTATGGCGCAAAGGACGACGGCATTCCGCTGGACAGCGTGGAACAAATGAAGTCTGCACTCAAGGCCGCCAACGCGCCCAGCGAAATTATTGCTTATCCCGAAGCGCCCCACGGCTTCCATGCCGACTATCGCCCCACCTATCGCCCCGAAGCGGCGGCCGATGGCTGGCGGCGGATGCAGGACTGGTTCAGGCAGCATGGAGTCATCTAG
- a CDS encoding response regulator, with product MQTDVMQTGEISVTLIEDHDLTRVGLRAALQRQAGIRVLGEAANASSGLQMLQEVRPDVAIVDIGLPDMDGIELTRKFREQQSGLEDGRKTKVLILTMHDSEESVLAAFAAGADSYCMKDISIDKLAEALHATHGGNSWIDPTIAGIVLRQMRQAVPDGMGIETKTVTISAVKPEVEQLLENSPLTERELEILELIVAGYSNAAIAEQLFITVGTVKTHVRNILNKLCADDRTQAAVLALRSGLIS from the coding sequence ATGCAAACAGACGTAATGCAAACAGGTGAAATTAGCGTAACGCTAATCGAAGACCACGACCTTACCCGCGTAGGCTTGCGGGCGGCACTCCAGCGGCAAGCGGGAATTCGAGTGTTGGGCGAAGCGGCGAATGCGTCCAGTGGACTGCAAATGCTGCAAGAGGTTCGACCAGACGTGGCGATTGTCGATATTGGGCTGCCGGATATGGACGGGATTGAACTAACCCGCAAGTTTCGGGAGCAGCAGAGTGGGCTGGAAGACGGGCGCAAGACGAAGGTGCTGATTCTCACCATGCACGACAGCGAGGAGTCGGTGCTGGCGGCATTTGCGGCAGGGGCCGATTCCTACTGCATGAAGGACATCAGCATCGACAAGCTGGCAGAAGCGCTGCACGCGACCCACGGCGGCAATTCCTGGATCGACCCAACCATTGCGGGCATTGTGCTGCGCCAGATGCGACAAGCCGTTCCCGACGGCATGGGCATAGAAACCAAGACGGTGACGATTAGCGCCGTGAAGCCTGAAGTGGAGCAATTGCTGGAAAATTCTCCACTCACCGAGCGGGAACTGGAAATTCTGGAGCTGATTGTGGCGGGCTACAGCAACGCGGCGATCGCCGAGCAGTTGTTCATCACGGTGGGCACGGTCAAAACCCACGTCCGCAATATTCTCAACAAGCTCTGTGCCGATGACCGCACCCAGGCGGCGGTGCTGGCGCTGCGCTCTGGGCTAATTAGCTAG